The Sporosarcina sp. 6E9 genome segment GCACCGGTTACATACGCCACTTCAGCTAACGGTAAAACATCCCCCGCCTCCGTTGCATCTATAAAATAAAATGCTTCAACTGTGCCAAGACTTCCAGTCAGTACATTTCGGTATGTTGCACGGTCAACTTGGTCACCACTTCTCTCAACAGAAGTAACTACCGTGTTTAGTTCAATTGTCAGTTGACCTGATAATACATAAGGCAAAAGCATTTCATTTAACACATGAACGCTAACTCGTGGATCGTGACAAATGTTGCTAACTAGTCCATTACCGGGATTGAATGTTTCCTTTTCATCTTTTACATCCATCATTCGCAAATAAGTTTCACGCACTTTCCCGCGATACACTTGATACCTTTTGGTCGCTCCAAAATCCTCAATCCATGGATGCTCATCTGGGGGTACCCCTTGCGATGTCGACTGTCCTCCAATCCAATCTGTTTCTTCAGTCAACAATACACGTAAGCCTTCATCACATGCTGATATTGCCGCAGCACAACCGCCTAAACCGCCGCCAATGATCAATAGATCTGCATGAATTGTCGCCATTTATAAATAGACTTCCTTCCCTGTAGCCGCTGATTCGTATACCGCATTCAGCATTTTCATCACTTGTACACCGTCGGCTACGGGGGCAATTGTTTGCTTTCCTTCACGACAACATTCAACGAAGTGGTTGATTTCATTAATGAATGCTACTTCAAAATCAAAATTCAAATTATCAATTTGTGGCTCTATATTCAAAATTACATTATTTTTTTCAGTGACAATTGCCAACTCGGGTTCAATCTCAGCACCACCACTTTCGCCAAATAGTTTTACATACAACTCATCTTTTTTAGCATGAAGCGTAAAACTTACATCGATGAATAAAGACGCTCCGTTTTCAAAACGAATTAATGCATTCGCCAAATCCTCTACATCATTTAGGCCTGAATTATAATCAGCCGCCTTGTAGAAAGATAGATTTTTAATGTTACTTCGGTTACCCAGTCGACTATATGTATTCCCGCTGACTGATATGGGACGAGGCTTACCCATCAAATACCAACTTATATCAATCATATGGACACCTAAATCGATGAGTGGACCACCGCCCGATTTCGATTTATCACTAAACCAACCACCCGGATTTCCAAGTCTTCTGATGCAAGAAGCTTTCGCATAGTAAATCTCACCGAGTTCACCTTGATCAATAAATTGTTTCAATAGCTTCGTATTGTCGCCGTGTCTTCTGACAAAACCGACCTGCAGTATTTTACCGGACTTCTCGACAGCTTCTTCAACAGCGAATGCTTCTTCGACAGTCATACTTAAAGGTTTTTCGACCAGTACATGTTTTCCCGCCTCCAAAGCAGCAATGGCAATTTCGGCATGGGTATTGTTCCAAGTACAAATACTAATCGCATCGATTTCCTTATTCGCTAACAAATCTTCATAGTCCGTATATAGGTTATCCACACCATAACGTGTGCCCGCTTCAGCTAAACGTTCTTTATTTTTATCGCATAAAGCAATCAGTAGCGCAT includes the following:
- a CDS encoding Gfo/Idh/MocA family protein, translated to MLKVGVIGGGSISEFHIKPYVNNDDALLIALCDKNKERLAEAGTRYGVDNLYTDYEDLLANKEIDAISICTWNNTHAEIAIAALEAGKHVLVEKPLSMTVEEAFAVEEAVEKSGKILQVGFVRRHGDNTKLLKQFIDQGELGEIYYAKASCIRRLGNPGGWFSDKSKSGGGPLIDLGVHMIDISWYLMGKPRPISVSGNTYSRLGNRSNIKNLSFYKAADYNSGLNDVEDLANALIRFENGASLFIDVSFTLHAKKDELYVKLFGESGGAEIEPELAIVTEKNNVILNIEPQIDNLNFDFEVAFINEINHFVECCREGKQTIAPVADGVQVMKMLNAVYESAATGKEVYL